The following are encoded together in the Pseudomonas sp. IB20 genome:
- the hflX gene encoding ribosome rescue GTPase HflX produces the protein MFFERHGGGERVILVHLDGQDPEAREDPQEFQELANSAGAETVAFFNVPRHRPTAKFLIGSGKVEELRDLVHAEEADLVIFNHTLTPSQERNLERVFECRVIDRTGLILDIFAQRARTHEGKLQVELAQLDHMSTRLVRGWTHLERQGGGIGMRGPGETQLETDRRLLRVRLRQIKGRLEKVRSQREQSRRGRMRADIPTVSLVGYTNAGKSTLFNNVTKSDVYAADQLFATLDPTLRRLELDDLGPIVLADTVGFIRHLPHKLVEAFRSTLEESSNSDLLLHVIDAAEPDRMLQIEQVMVVLGEIGAQDLPILEVYNKLDLLEGVEPQIQRDEDGKPRRVWLSARDGSGLELLEQAIAELLGGDLFVGTLRLPQRFARLRAQFFELGAVQKEEYDEEGVSLLTVRLPRSELNRLVSREGVVPTEFIEQHTLQ, from the coding sequence TTGTTCTTTGAGCGCCACGGTGGTGGTGAACGAGTAATCCTCGTTCACTTGGATGGACAGGACCCTGAGGCGCGCGAAGATCCGCAGGAGTTTCAGGAGTTGGCAAATTCGGCCGGCGCCGAGACCGTTGCGTTTTTTAACGTGCCGCGTCATCGGCCAACCGCCAAATTCCTGATCGGCAGCGGCAAGGTCGAGGAACTGCGCGACCTGGTCCATGCTGAAGAAGCCGATCTGGTGATCTTCAATCACACCCTCACGCCCAGTCAGGAACGTAACCTCGAACGTGTTTTCGAGTGTCGCGTGATCGACCGCACCGGTCTGATTCTCGATATTTTCGCCCAGCGCGCCCGTACCCATGAAGGCAAGCTCCAGGTAGAACTGGCTCAGCTTGACCACATGAGCACCCGGTTGGTTCGCGGCTGGACTCACCTTGAGCGCCAAGGTGGCGGTATCGGCATGCGCGGTCCGGGTGAAACCCAGCTGGAAACCGACCGCCGTCTGTTGCGAGTTCGCCTGCGCCAGATCAAGGGCCGCCTGGAAAAAGTGCGCAGCCAGCGCGAACAATCGCGTCGTGGCCGTATGCGAGCGGATATCCCTACCGTGTCTTTGGTGGGCTATACCAACGCCGGCAAATCCACGCTGTTCAATAACGTGACGAAATCGGACGTGTACGCGGCCGACCAACTGTTCGCCACCCTCGACCCGACCTTGCGCCGTCTGGAACTGGACGACCTGGGGCCGATTGTCCTGGCCGACACCGTGGGTTTCATTCGTCACCTGCCTCACAAGCTGGTCGAGGCGTTTCGGTCTACGCTCGAAGAGTCGAGCAACTCCGACCTGCTGTTGCACGTGATCGATGCGGCTGAACCGGATCGCATGTTGCAGATTGAACAGGTGATGGTGGTGCTGGGCGAGATTGGTGCACAGGACTTGCCGATCCTTGAGGTGTATAACAAACTCGATTTGCTTGAAGGCGTTGAGCCACAAATCCAGCGCGACGAAGACGGCAAGCCCCGGCGGGTTTGGCTGTCGGCGCGTGATGGCAGTGGTTTGGAGTTGCTTGAACAGGCCATTGCCGAGTTGCTGGGCGGCGATTTGTTTGTCGGCACCTTGCGCTTGCCTCAGCGTTTTGCTCGACTGCGTGCACAGTTTTTTGAGTTGGGCGCGGTACAGAAAGAAGAATACGACGAAGAAGGTGTCAGCTTGCTGACCGTTCGATTGCCGCGCTCGGAGCTGAATCGGCTGGTTAGCCGTGAAGGTGTGGTGCCGACGGAGTTTATCGAGCAACACACTTTGCAATAA
- the hflK gene encoding FtsH protease activity modulator HflK — protein sequence MAWNEPGGNSNNQDPWGGKRRNNGDRKGPPDLDEAFRKLQESLNGLFGGGKKRGGDDGGRTSKGGGYGLLGLGLVVLAAVWLYSAVYVVDEQEQAVVLRFGKYYETVGPGLNIYFPPIDKKYMENVTRERAYTKQGQMLTEDENIVEVPLTVQYKISNLQDFVLNVDQPEISLQQATESALRHVVGSTAMDQVLTEGRELMASEIKERLQRFLDTYRTGITVTQVNIQSAAAPREVQEAFDDVIRAREDEQRSRNQAETYANGVVPEARGQAQRILEDANGYRDEVVSRAKGEADRFTKLVAEYRKAPEVTRERLYLDTMQEVFSNTSKVLVTGSKGGQNNLLYLPLDKMIEGGRSSTSAPASGSTAAANEASARAAADLLQQQTRTRESR from the coding sequence ATGGCTTGGAATGAGCCGGGTGGCAACTCGAATAATCAGGATCCTTGGGGTGGTAAACGCCGCAATAATGGCGACCGCAAGGGGCCACCAGATCTCGACGAGGCCTTCCGAAAGCTGCAGGAAAGCCTGAATGGGTTGTTCGGTGGTGGGAAAAAACGTGGTGGTGACGACGGCGGTCGCACAAGCAAGGGCGGTGGCTATGGCCTGCTGGGCCTGGGTCTTGTCGTGCTCGCAGCCGTGTGGCTGTACAGCGCGGTTTACGTAGTCGACGAGCAGGAGCAAGCCGTAGTGCTGCGCTTCGGCAAGTACTACGAGACTGTCGGCCCGGGTCTGAACATCTACTTCCCCCCGATCGACAAAAAGTACATGGAGAACGTCACGCGTGAGCGTGCCTACACCAAACAGGGCCAGATGCTGACCGAAGACGAGAATATCGTCGAAGTGCCGCTGACCGTGCAGTACAAGATCAGCAATCTTCAGGATTTCGTGCTGAACGTCGATCAACCTGAAATCAGTCTGCAGCAGGCGACTGAAAGTGCCCTGCGCCACGTGGTGGGTTCCACCGCCATGGACCAGGTGCTGACTGAAGGTCGTGAGTTGATGGCCAGCGAGATCAAGGAACGTCTGCAACGGTTCCTCGACACCTATCGCACCGGTATCACTGTTACTCAGGTCAACATACAGAGCGCAGCCGCACCGCGCGAAGTGCAGGAAGCCTTTGACGACGTGATCCGCGCCCGTGAAGACGAGCAGCGTTCGCGCAACCAGGCTGAAACCTACGCCAACGGTGTTGTGCCGGAAGCCCGTGGTCAGGCCCAGCGTATCCTTGAGGATGCCAACGGTTACCGCGATGAAGTGGTCTCCCGCGCCAAGGGTGAGGCGGATCGCTTCACCAAGCTGGTTGCCGAGTACCGCAAGGCTCCGGAAGTCACGCGTGAGCGTCTGTACCTGGACACCATGCAGGAAGTCTTCAGCAACACCAGCAAGGTTCTCGTGACCGGCAGCAAAGGTGGGCAGAACAACCTGCTGTACCTGCCGCTGGACAAGATGATCGAAGGTGGTCGTAGCAGCACCAGCGCACCGGCCTCCGGTTCAACGGCTGCTGCCAACGAAGCGAGCGCCCGTGCGGCCGCTGACTTGCTGCAACAGCAAACACGTACCAGGGAGAGTCGTTGA
- the hflC gene encoding protease modulator HflC: MSNKSLTALIVGVVVVIAAWNCFYIVAQTERAVLLQFGRVVQADVQPGLHVKVPYVNQVRKFDGRLMTLDAPTQRFLTLEKKAVMVDAYAKWRVKDAERFYTATSGLKQIADERLSRRLESGLRDQFGKRTLHEVVSGERDALMADITRSLNTMAEKELGIEVVDVRVKAIDLPKEVNRSVFERMSTEREREAREHRAKGNELAEGIRADADRQRRVLLAEAYRESEEARGDGDAQAASIYSKAYGQDQEFYAFYRSLRAYRESFANKTDVMVLDPSSDFFRYLEKSK; encoded by the coding sequence ATGAGCAATAAATCGCTGACCGCCCTGATTGTGGGCGTCGTCGTGGTCATCGCTGCCTGGAACTGCTTCTACATCGTGGCTCAGACCGAGCGCGCGGTGTTGCTGCAATTCGGTCGTGTGGTCCAGGCGGATGTCCAGCCGGGCCTGCATGTGAAAGTCCCCTACGTGAACCAGGTGCGCAAGTTCGACGGCCGCCTGATGACCCTGGATGCACCGACACAGCGCTTCCTGACCCTGGAAAAGAAAGCCGTGATGGTTGACGCCTACGCCAAATGGCGCGTCAAGGATGCCGAGCGCTTCTACACCGCGACTTCCGGCCTCAAGCAGATTGCCGACGAGCGTTTGTCGCGCCGTCTGGAATCAGGCCTGCGTGACCAGTTTGGTAAACGCACCCTGCACGAGGTGGTATCCGGTGAGCGTGATGCGCTGATGGCTGACATCACGCGTTCGTTGAACACCATGGCTGAAAAAGAGCTGGGCATCGAAGTTGTCGATGTTCGGGTCAAGGCGATCGACCTGCCCAAGGAAGTGAACCGCAGCGTGTTCGAGCGTATGAGCACCGAGCGTGAGCGTGAAGCCCGTGAGCATCGCGCCAAGGGTAACGAGTTGGCTGAAGGTATCCGTGCGGATGCCGACCGTCAGCGCCGTGTACTGCTGGCAGAAGCCTATCGTGAGTCTGAAGAGGCCCGTGGTGATGGTGATGCTCAAGCGGCGTCGATCTACTCCAAGGCTTATGGCCAGGACCAGGAGTTCTACGCGTTCTACCGTAGCCTGCGTGCCTACCGTGAAAGCTTCGCGAACAAAACCGACGTCATGGTGCTGGACCCAAGCAGCGACTTCTTCCGCTACCTGGAAAAGTCCAAGTAA